A stretch of the Chiloscyllium plagiosum isolate BGI_BamShark_2017 chromosome 25, ASM401019v2, whole genome shotgun sequence genome encodes the following:
- the unc119.1 gene encoding protein unc-119 homolog B isoform X2: MEINICTAYLCKPEDNIYNIDFTRFKIRDMESGTVLFEIAKPPASEQEDDIDDENGEMDSSSGRFVRYQFTPAFLRLRTVGATVEFTVGDKPINNFRMIERHYFRERLLKSFDFDFGFCIPNSRNTCEHIYEFPQLSEDTIQEMVDNPYDTRSDSFYFVDSKLIMHNKADYAYNGGQ, encoded by the exons CTTACTTGTGCAAACCTGAAGACAACATTTACAACATCGACTTTACACGATTTAAGATTCGCGACATGGAATCTGGCACTGTTTTGTTTGAGATTGCCAAACCACCAGCGTCAG AGCAAGAGGATGATATTGATGATGAGAATGGTGAAATGGATTCCAGCTCAGGACGTTTTGTTCGTTATCAGTTTACTCCTGCCTTTTTGAGACTGAGAACAGTTGGTGCAAC GGTGGAATTTACAGTTGGAGACAAGCCCATAAACAACTTCAGGATGATTGAAAGACATTACTTCAGGGAGCGGTTGCTGAAAAGCTTCGATTTTGATTTTGGATTCTgtattccaaacagcagaaatacATGCGAGCATATATATGAATTCCCACAACTTTCTGAAGACACCA ttcaAGAGATGGTGGACAATCCTTATGATACACGGTCTGACAGTTTTTACTTTGTGGACAGCAAGCTGATTATGCACAACAAGGCAGATTACGCATATAATGGAGGACAGTAG